The following is a genomic window from Hydrogenobaculum sp. Y04AAS1.
CATAGAGATACCAAAAGAAGCCATAGAAAACGCTTACAAAGATTTAGACGAGAACACCAAAAAGGCTCTTCAATTTTCCTATGAAAGAGTGTATAAATTCCATGAAAATCAAAAAGAGAAATCTTTTATGGTAGAAGAAGATGGGATGATATTGGGCCAAAGGGTATTACCAGTAGAAAGTGCAGGTCTTTATGTGCCTGGAGGCAAAGCCGCTTATCCATCTTCTGTTATTATGAACGCAGTACCTGCAAAAGTAGCCGGTGTTTCCAATGTCTATATGGTATGTCCAAAACCCACGAAAGAAGTATTGGCTGCTGCTTATATATGCGGTGTAGATAGGATATTTAGAGTGGGAGGAGCTCAGAGCATAGCAGCATTAGCTTACGGGACTGAGACAATACCAGCTGTAGAAAAGATAGTCGGTCCTGGTAATATATACGTTGCCACTGCAAAAAGATTGGTTTATGGCATAGTGGGAATAGATATGGTGGCTGGTCCTTCAGAAGTGCTTATTATAGCCGATGCTTCTGCAGATCCAAGCTTTATTGCTATGGACATGCTATCCCAAGCCGAGCATGATGAACTAGCTAGTGCTATTTTGATAACAAACTGCGAAGATTTGGCTTACTCAGTGGCCAAAGAGATTGATGTTTTCTTATCACAGTTAGAAAGAAAAGATATAGCCTCAAAATCTATAGATAACTACGGAGCTATATTTATAGTAAAAAACTTAGAAAAAGCCTGTGAACTATCTAATATGATAGCCCCAGAGCATCTTGAAATAAATACGGAAAATCCTTTTGAGCTTTTAGGATTTATAAAAAATGCCGGTGCTATATTTTTAGGAGAGTATACTGTGGAAGCTTTAGGAGACTACTGTCTTGGCCCTAATCATACGCTACCTACCGGAAGAAGCGCAAGGTTTTCATCGGCTTTAGGCGTTTATGATTTTGTAAAACGCTCTTCCATACTTTACGTGTCAAAAAAAGGCTTTGACAAAGTAAAACACCATGCCCATAACCTTGCAAAAATAGAAGGTCTTCACGCTCATGCATCCTCTATAGAATTAAGAGGTTTATGAAAAAAATACTTTTTCTTGTTTGTTTTGGGCTTTTAATATACTCTTGTGCTCCTGTTACAAAGTGCAAGCCCTATAAATATCAAAATGTTTCTATCCCGCAAGATTTTACCACTGAAGGCTACGTTTCTTACGGCATTTTAAAGTATCCTTTTTCTTTGGTAAAAGCCAAAGACAACTATACGTTGGAAACGTTTATCGGCAATTTAAACTTTAAAAAAGACCTTTGTTTTGGATCTGGTTGCATCAGCCTGCCTATTGATCTATCAAAGCTTTTTTACGGTGATGTGATAACCAAAGACGATAAAGTGCTTTGCAAAGACGGTTATACTATATATGAAAGTGAAAACGGAGTCTATAAAAAAATGGTTTACGTAAAAGATGGAAAACTTTACAAAATGGATATACTTGATAACGCTCACAACAAAGAATTTAGTGTATATTTTAAAGATAGATCTAAAGCTGGGTATTATAAAAACTTAGAGATAAAAGCTGATAATCTTGATTTGAATATAAATATAAAGGATTTAAAGAGCGTATGAATATACTAGATGGTAAAAGCTTAGCAAAGAAGATAAAGCACAACATAAAACAAGAGGTCAAACATCTTGAGAGAAAACCAAAGCTTGTAGTGGTGCTTGTGGGAGATGACCAAGCTAGTTTGGTGTATGTAAAAAACAAAGTCCAAGCTTGTGCAGATGTTGGTTTTAGCTCCCAACTTGATATGTTTGAAAAAGATGTAGAAGAAGATGTGCTTTTAAATCATATTAAAAGCCTAAATGAGCAAGAAGATGTAGATGGTATATTGGTACAGCTTCCATTGCCATCACATATATCAATGCAAAAAGTAATAGACACCATAGACCCATCAAAGGATGTAGACGGCTTTCATCCTCAAAATATGGGCAAGCTTTTTTCTGGGGATTTGGAAAACGCTTTTATCCCTTGTACACCTCTTGGTATTAAGCTTTTATTGGATGAATACAACATAGATCTAAAAGGTAAAAACGTATGTATAGTAGGAGCTGGTTTTATAGTGGGTAAACCTCTTTCTATGCTTATGCTAAATTACGATGCCACGGTAAGCGTATGCCACAAATACACAAAAGATATTGTAGAATACACAAAAACTGCCGATATACTTATATCAGCTACTGGAGTACCATTTTTGATAAAAGACTACATGGTAAAGGAGGGTGCAGTGGTGATAGATGTTGGTATTTCAAAAGTAAACGGGAAAATAGTTGGAGATGTAGATTTTGAAAGTATATCCCAAAAGGCCTCTTTTATAACACCTGTTCCTGGTGGTGTAGGGCCTATGACAGTAGCAACACTTCTTCTTAATACATTAAAAGCTTATAAACAACGCATATGAATGACAAATTCTTTATAGACAAAACAAAAGAGATTTTAAAAACTTATAACCTTTCTCCAGACAAACATCCACCTAAACTTTCCAAAGAAGAAGCTATAAAAATAATCAATACGTTAAGAGAGCTTATAAATTATCACGACTATAGATATTATGTGTTAAATCAACCCGTTATATCAGATGCTGAGTACGATGCTATTTATAAATTTCTTAAAAGCATAGAAGATAATTATCCAGACTTGATAACCCCAGACTCACTCACTCAAAGGGTATCTTCCGATATATCAAGCACATTTCCTCAAGTAAAGCACTTAGCACCGATGCTTTCTTTAGACAACACTTACAACGAAGATGACTTAAGAGATTTTGATAGAAGAGTAAAAGAATTAAGCGGAAAAGAACATATAGAATACTGCGTTGAGCCAAAATACGACGGAGCTGGTATATCGCTTTTATACGAAAACGATCTATTTGTAAGAGGAGCTACTAGAGGAGATGGGGAAGTAGGTGAAGATGTTACTAAAAACCTAAAAACTATCAAGACGATACCACTAAGGGCAAATTTTTCAAAACAAGGTATTAGGCTTTTAGAAATAAGAGGAGAAGTCATAATAAATAAAGATGATTTTAAAAAGATAAACGAAGAGAGGATGGCGGAAAACTTACCTCCTTACGCAAATCCAAGGAATTTAGCGGCTGGTTCTATAAGACTTCAAGACCCCCAAGAAGTAGTCAAAAGACCTCTAACAGCCCTTGTCTACCAAATAACATACGTAGAACCCACAAACAATATGCCAAAAACTCACTACGGAGCTATAAAAATGCTTCATGATCTTGGTTTTAAAACGCCGTTTTTGGATATGAAACTCTGTAAAAATATCCAAGAGGTTATAGATTACTGTAGATACTTTGAATCAAAAAGAGAATCACTACCTTATGAAATAGATGGAATGGTGATAAAAGTAAACGATATATCTTTGTACGATGAACTAGGTTTTACATCGCATGCTCCAAGATGGGCCACTGCTTTTAAATTTAAAGCAAAACAAGCCACTACCATAATATTAGATGTGATATTTAGTGTTGGAAGAGTAGGCAATATAACACCAGTGGCAAAATTAGAACCGGTATCTTTGGGCGGGGTTACCATATCAAGTGTTTCTTTGTTCAATGAAGATTTTATAAGAGAAAAAGATATACACATAAAAGATACGGTTATTATAGAAAGGGCTGGTGAGGTGATACCTTATGTGGTTAGCGTTGTAAAAGAAGCAAGGCCCAAAGATGCCAAGCCAATCGTTTTTCCAAAGTATTGTCCTTCTTGTGGTTCTAAGCTTGTAAAAGCCCCCGGCGAAGTGGCTTGGAGGTGTATAAATATATCCTGCCCAGCTCAAGTGGTGTTAAGGATTAGGCATTTTGCATCAAAAGATGCAATGGATATAAAAGGTTTAGGGGAAGCTGTGGCTCAGCTTTTGTACGATGCCAAACTTGTGAAAAATATAGCAGATATCTACTATCTTAAATTTTCAGATTTGGTAAGGCTTCCAAGGTTTGCCAAAAAATCAGCTCAGAATCTTATAGATGCCATAGAAGCTTCAAAAAGAAGAGGCCTAGCAAGGGTGTTATATGGTCTTGGCATAAGATACGTAGGGCTTACCACTGCAAAAAAACTTGCTTCATATTACAAGGATATATGGAATATAGTAAAAGCCTCAGAAGAAGACTTAAGAAATATAGAGGATATAGGGGATATAGTTGCAAGAAGTATAAAAGAGTTTTTTGGCTTGGAGCAAAATATAAATACGATAAAAAGGTTAGAAGAAGCTGGTGTACTTTTAAAAGAAGTATCTGAAGCTGTGTCTAATAAGCTTGCCGGTTTACAATTTGTTTTCACGGGCACACTTTCTTGTTGTACCAGAGAGGTAGCCAGACAAATGGTAGAATCCCTTGGAGCCACTACATCAGATAGCGTAACTCATCATACATCTTACCTTGTGGTAGGACAGGATCCAGGTGCTACCAAACTAAGAAAAGCAAACATGCTAGGTATCAAAACTATAAGCGAAGAGGAGTTTTTAAGGCTTTTAGAAGATAGCAAGTAAGGAGGAGGAATATGACCGATTTTGATGTTGATTTATTACTTATAAGATTAATAAAACAAAGTACCAACATAACTTTATTTGATTTGATCAAAGTTGTAAAAGAAGCTACTTCTTTGTTTAACGAAAAAGTCGTAGAGCAACTAAAAGATATAGATATTTTTGACAACATAATAAAGCTTGATGACGAAATACCAGTCTTGGAGTTAAAAAAGATTTTAATAAACGTTAAAGAAAATCTATATGGTTCTTATCTAAGGGCTTCAAGCATTATGATAGTAGATTCCATCAAAGAACAATTTGTTGACGCTGAACATATATCTCAAGAAGAGCTCAAATACATAGATGAGCTTTTTGATAGCCTCCTGGAGATGCAAAGACTCTACAACTTCATCAAACATTTTGTAAAAGCCCTAAAGGTGCCTAATTTAGCTGAAGAGATTAATCAAAATATTACTCAAGAAAAAATAAGAAAAATGATGGAAGAAAAATCAAACAAAAGGCTAAATATATTAAAAGAAATAGAAGACATTCAAATTAAAATATTAGATTTAAAAAGAGAGAGGGATAAGATTGTCAACAAAATTACTGGCAAAAGCAAGGATATAGATTTTCATATAAAAGCCCTAGAAGAAAAACTAGGACTACTAAGAAAACAATTTAAAGATTTAGTTTAAGGTTTTACGTACATATAGCCTTCTTTTTCAAGCATGTTCATATCTATCAAAGCACCTCTGACAGGTTTAGCAAAATCTCCCATCATAGCTTTTGTGATGTGGAATTTGTGCATAGTATTTTCACAAACATGAAATTGTACTCTACCGTCGCTTTGTTTAACAAAGTTCTCAAAATCTTTTTCTTCTTTTGAGTTTTTAAGCATATACTTTATAGTAGGTCCCCATACTTCCACTACCACATGGGCTTTTTTGTTTTTAGAAGTATGCTCTAAAATATTATCTACCATTTTAACGCTTTTAGGATTGTGAAAATCCA
Proteins encoded in this region:
- the hisD gene encoding histidinol dehydrogenase, with amino-acid sequence MIAIEDFTIKDFKSSKILEKILNRAKVFEQQYLDKVREIIENVIKYKDEALYKYALEFDNIDLKKEGIEIPKEAIENAYKDLDENTKKALQFSYERVYKFHENQKEKSFMVEEDGMILGQRVLPVESAGLYVPGGKAAYPSSVIMNAVPAKVAGVSNVYMVCPKPTKEVLAAAYICGVDRIFRVGGAQSIAALAYGTETIPAVEKIVGPGNIYVATAKRLVYGIVGIDMVAGPSEVLIIADASADPSFIAMDMLSQAEHDELASAILITNCEDLAYSVAKEIDVFLSQLERKDIASKSIDNYGAIFIVKNLEKACELSNMIAPEHLEINTENPFELLGFIKNAGAIFLGEYTVEALGDYCLGPNHTLPTGRSARFSSALGVYDFVKRSSILYVSKKGFDKVKHHAHNLAKIEGLHAHASSIELRGL
- a CDS encoding bifunctional 5,10-methylenetetrahydrofolate dehydrogenase/5,10-methenyltetrahydrofolate cyclohydrolase; the protein is MNILDGKSLAKKIKHNIKQEVKHLERKPKLVVVLVGDDQASLVYVKNKVQACADVGFSSQLDMFEKDVEEDVLLNHIKSLNEQEDVDGILVQLPLPSHISMQKVIDTIDPSKDVDGFHPQNMGKLFSGDLENAFIPCTPLGIKLLLDEYNIDLKGKNVCIVGAGFIVGKPLSMLMLNYDATVSVCHKYTKDIVEYTKTADILISATGVPFLIKDYMVKEGAVVIDVGISKVNGKIVGDVDFESISQKASFITPVPGGVGPMTVATLLLNTLKAYKQRI
- the ligA gene encoding NAD-dependent DNA ligase LigA, with the translated sequence MNDKFFIDKTKEILKTYNLSPDKHPPKLSKEEAIKIINTLRELINYHDYRYYVLNQPVISDAEYDAIYKFLKSIEDNYPDLITPDSLTQRVSSDISSTFPQVKHLAPMLSLDNTYNEDDLRDFDRRVKELSGKEHIEYCVEPKYDGAGISLLYENDLFVRGATRGDGEVGEDVTKNLKTIKTIPLRANFSKQGIRLLEIRGEVIINKDDFKKINEERMAENLPPYANPRNLAAGSIRLQDPQEVVKRPLTALVYQITYVEPTNNMPKTHYGAIKMLHDLGFKTPFLDMKLCKNIQEVIDYCRYFESKRESLPYEIDGMVIKVNDISLYDELGFTSHAPRWATAFKFKAKQATTIILDVIFSVGRVGNITPVAKLEPVSLGGVTISSVSLFNEDFIREKDIHIKDTVIIERAGEVIPYVVSVVKEARPKDAKPIVFPKYCPSCGSKLVKAPGEVAWRCINISCPAQVVLRIRHFASKDAMDIKGLGEAVAQLLYDAKLVKNIADIYYLKFSDLVRLPRFAKKSAQNLIDAIEASKRRGLARVLYGLGIRYVGLTTAKKLASYYKDIWNIVKASEEDLRNIEDIGDIVARSIKEFFGLEQNINTIKRLEEAGVLLKEVSEAVSNKLAGLQFVFTGTLSCCTREVARQMVESLGATTSDSVTHHTSYLVVGQDPGATKLRKANMLGIKTISEEEFLRLLEDSK
- a CDS encoding DsrE family protein produces the protein MEKIEIICKLNSMKRDSLYILTLLVFGMAYLGLGFGASVKDSAVNKSAKSEEPLNVILDFHNPKSVKMVDNILEHTSKNKKAHVVVEVWGPTIKYMLKNSKEEKDFENFVKQSDGRVQFHVCENTMHKFHITKAMMGDFAKPVRGALIDMNMLEKEGYMYVKP